The genomic segment GGGCTTGCCGTGGTGAATGAAGCGATCGTCAGGGCGAGCAAAAGTGGCGAGTGCTATTTTGAGGCCGAGTCATACCGCGTAAAGGCCGATCTGCTGGTGCAACAGGCGGCCGGACAATTGGATCGGGCTAGTTCCACTGATTCCGGGATTGCCGACGCACAATCCATTCTTAACGAAGCCGCGACAAATTATCAGCAGGCGATCACGCTCGCCCATCGTCGCGGCACCTTATTGCACGAATTACGCGCGACCGTCGGACTTTGCAGGGTGTGGCAACGGCAAGAGAAAAGCGGACAAGCGCGCACGTTGCTGACCGAGGTCTATCGCCGGTTTACCGAAGGGTTTGACACTCCGGATCTGCAGTGCGCCAAAGCCCTGCTCGACCAAATATCGGCGGAAGTTGAAACCTGAGCAGTGTGGGGATAATGAACATTTGCTCTTATTCAAGTTGAGTACCGCCACAAATGCAAAGGAGGATAGACACATGGATTCCAGTCGTTGGAATAATGAAATGCTCAACGCCATGCGCGAGGTGACGGATCCGCTGGCTGACGACGCGGTCTGTCAGATCTACGAACGCGACGATCTCGCCCCGGTGAACAACCTGCTGCACGAGTTGGTCACGAACGACCAGATCATTCCGGAAAGGCTGCCTCGGCCCATTCAGGACTACCTGGAGGCGACCAGGGAGCGCCCCCAGTGGACTGATGATGAAAAGATCAAACTCGCGGAAGACTTTTTCGAGCGACATGGACTTTTCATCTGTTCGTCGCTTTTCTTCGCATCGCTGCCCTCTTGCTATGCCTGCGCTAAAGGTGTGAAGGTGCTGTACCTGACGGGGAAGCTGGAGACCAATCCCACGCGGCGTATCGCCGAAACCGCTCAGTTGATCCTGGATACGCTGATGCCCGGTGGCCTCGCGCCGGACGGAAAAGGCGTGCGCGATGCGCAAAAGGTGCGGCTGCTGCATGCCGCCATTCGCCACCTGATCCTGCACGACCAGCGGTGGAACAAGGAATGGAATTCGGACTGGGGTAAGCCCATCAACCAGGAGGATTTGGGCGGAACGCTGTTGTCGTTCTCGAAACTGCCGCTCGATTGCCTGGCTCAACTGGGCGTCAAAATTTCTGCCGATGAAGCCGAGGCTTACAACCACGCCTGGAATATCGTCGGGCACATGATGGGCGTGCTGCCGGAAATGCGTGCCGCCACCACAGACGAAGCGCAGGAGTTGGTCAATCTCATCCTACAGCGCAACGTTGCAAATTGTCCGGAGGGTGAAGCAATGACTGCCGCGCTCCTCGAAACACTCGGACAGAATTCCCGCTTCAAACTCGTGCAAGAAGTGCCGCACACGCTGGTACGATATTTCAGCGGCGATCAGGTCGCCGACGCGCTGAATCTTCCCAAGCATGACGCGCCAAGCATCCTGATCGGAGCGCTGCGGAAAATTGTCGACCTCTTCGAAACCGAAGAACATCATTCACAGGTATTCACCCGCATCGCCGAATATTTCAGCCGGGACTTTCTGGAGACGATGACCTGGATCCAGCGCGGCGGGCAGCGGGCGCCATTCGCCATCCCGGCAAAGTTGAGTGACCACTGGAAGCTGCACCCTCATCCCGGCACAGCACAATAACCATTGAGAGGAGATCCCCATGAACCTTCCTGACCCAAATCTCGCGAATTATCCCTTGCTGGATTCCCTGCTTTACCGCCGCTCGCGCCGCTTCGGCCTGGGCATGAAGATGGACGGCCCGCTGGCATATCAAAGCCAACTTCAACCGATGCCGCTGACGGAAGACGAAGAGGCTCTATTGGTCTTCGCCGCCACCGGAATCACCGGTTATGCGCTCGCTGAACTGGTTTACACGCCCGGCAAGGGCGACATCATGACGCACCTGCCGGCGCGCACCACGGCCAGCGGGGATGGCGCGCAATCCGTGATCATCTTCGTGATCAACGACACCGGAACCTACATGGTCAGGCGCCCGATGGACATGACCTTTG from the Acidobacteriota bacterium genome contains:
- a CDS encoding DUF2236 domain-containing protein translates to MDSSRWNNEMLNAMREVTDPLADDAVCQIYERDDLAPVNNLLHELVTNDQIIPERLPRPIQDYLEATRERPQWTDDEKIKLAEDFFERHGLFICSSLFFASLPSCYACAKGVKVLYLTGKLETNPTRRIAETAQLILDTLMPGGLAPDGKGVRDAQKVRLLHAAIRHLILHDQRWNKEWNSDWGKPINQEDLGGTLLSFSKLPLDCLAQLGVKISADEAEAYNHAWNIVGHMMGVLPEMRAATTDEAQELVNLILQRNVANCPEGEAMTAALLETLGQNSRFKLVQEVPHTLVRYFSGDQVADALNLPKHDAPSILIGALRKIVDLFETEEHHSQVFTRIAEYFSRDFLETMTWIQRGGQRAPFAIPAKLSDHWKLHPHPGTAQ